The Candidatus Bathyarchaeota archaeon nucleotide sequence ATAAAGATTTTAACTAATAATTTAAACAAATCTTTTTATGAAAAAAGACTTAGCTAATAAGTCGTATCAACTATTAAAATATAAATTATTTAATTCAAAAAAGTATGTGACTTAAACGGGAAAACTATTATGCACAAGATATTTGTCCCCTTTCTATTAACTTTACTTGTAATTGGGTCAGGTCTCTTACCACTTTCTATGAATTTTCAAAATGTCATAGCGCAAATGAATGAAGAACAAATTAGACTCTATGCTCATAGTGAATACGCTGTTAGGCCATATGGGGATAAGATTCTGAATACTGCTCCACCATATGGATTTTCAAGGTCTTCAGTTATTGATAATGGAATCAGCTTTTACCTTGATCCTGCATTAACAAGTGACCTCAGTGTTGTTGGTACTTTGAATTGCAAACTCTGGATTGAAGCAAGTGAAACAAAAATAGCTAGATTAAACATCACACTTTTTGAAGTGACTTCAGAAAAAAATAGAATTATCGCTGGTAGTGCTGTAGTAGGAGTTACAGCAAAATCGATCACTCGCGATTTTGTAGTAGGAATGCCTATAAATCATAATTTCACAAAAAACTCAGTCATTCAGCTATATGTTCAGAATTTAGAAAAAAACGTTTCATTAACTTTATACTGGGATAATCAAAACACGCCTACATCAATCACTTTACCTGCTAGAGGGCCTGCCTACTTTGAAACTCTTTTACGTGCAGTAGATGACGAAAATTTACCCATATCCGGCGCAAATATGACAATATCTAGCAATAACCTTAGACATTGGATGGGAAATACAAACTCAAAAGGCTATGTTGAAGTCGTATTGCCTTATGTTGGCGATGAGACAATTTATGAAATTGAAGTAATGTGGAGAGGTGCTATAGTTAATTCAACTTCAGCAAATATATATGAAATAAGGAATCTGAGTTTAATATGTGAAGTCTACGATTTGAGTATAAGATTTCTTAATATTATTAACCAACCTGCAGAAAATCTATTGGTTAGCCTCTTTAAAGACTTGATTATGATTTCTGAAGAAACCACCCCTTCAGATGGTTCAGTTATCTTTAGGCAGCTCCCAAAAGGCAAATATACATTGAATATTAGCTACAATCTTCGAATACTGTTTCTTTCCATAAAAAATTCTGAAGAAGTTGATTTGACTTTAAAAAGCAATGAGACAATGGAAATCAGAACTTACTATATTCCTGAATTAATCATGAATATCTCCTTGCTAATCGCTTTAATTGCATTGTCATCTTTAATTGGTGTCAGACGAATACAGAAGAAAGCACGAAAAAAAATATACAAAGTTCCTTTTAATTACCTCAATACGCTTGTTAAGGGGGGAATTCCAAAATCAAATGCAATAATGATCTATGGGGCCCCAGGTTCTGGCAAGACCATTTTACTGGAGCATTTTGTCTATGATAGCTTGAAGAAACGT carries:
- a CDS encoding RAD55 family ATPase; the protein is MHKIFVPFLLTLLVIGSGLLPLSMNFQNVIAQMNEEQIRLYAHSEYAVRPYGDKILNTAPPYGFSRSSVIDNGISFYLDPALTSDLSVVGTLNCKLWIEASETKIARLNITLFEVTSEKNRIIAGSAVVGVTAKSITRDFVVGMPINHNFTKNSVIQLYVQNLEKNVSLTLYWDNQNTPTSITLPARGPAYFETLLRAVDDENLPISGANMTISSNNLRHWMGNTNSKGYVEVVLPYVGDETIYEIEVMWRGAIVNSTSANIYEIRNLSLICEVYDLSIRFLNIINQPAENLLVSLFKDLIMISEETTPSDGSVIFRQLPKGKYTLNISYNLRILFLSIKNSEEVDLTLKSNETMEIRTYYIPELIMNISLLIALIALSSLIGVRRIQKKARKKIYKVPFNYLNTLVKGGIPKSNAIMIYGAPGSGKTILLEHFVYDSLKKRRPCVFITNLDFPSRVKDRMKELGLKAKNSFLNKNLKFIDCYSETAGQKSSEEYSISSLGDLTTLGVKLSSCLNELDKNTDVFMDSLNPLFTLLKPDDILNFIHSTSAKVKGINGRFFFTVSTGIEEEIRSKLESTSDGVIELQIYESEEKYNRRFRIKKLQKEHFDEWVDFSIKDKKGIIFHLKKKPKKN